The Engystomops pustulosus chromosome 9, aEngPut4.maternal, whole genome shotgun sequence genome includes a window with the following:
- the NUP188 gene encoding nucleoporin NUP188 isoform X2 → MRDPIQIKAELDRYGERFLQGLSFYKPPSTSSANKVKANKDLAPALKELGQRIGKFLGLDEEQSVQLLQCYLQDDYRGTQDSIKVVPQDERQSQALMLKIADYYYEERICMLRCVLLLLTYFQDEKHPYKKEFNDCMEMLQREDLMGKYRKHFEDLCKEEAPTWETHGNLMSERQVSRWFAQCLREQAMLLEIIFLYYAYFAISPSDLLTLTRLFKEQGFGRRQQNRHLVEQNLDPLIDRIGYFEVLILLEGIDMDSLQDYVFKDELEHPFTHEPQFCKDMDNLLLTLGDIPHHAPVLLAWALLRHTLSPDDTATTVRKMGNTAVQLHVFKYLTSLLKGLGSGENNCTTSTACLCVYSLLCFALTSMEEHTLGKQQDIIDTACQVMTAPNLSDLFWNSDTTVGLGILLDSVCTMFPYQLAPLLQLFTALVSNKSTAKKAYTFLDKMAFYTEHYKHKPHDVMSHDDETLWRRQSPKLLYALGLGQTNLRIPQGTIGQVMSDGRGFFVRWEYSYSSWTLFTCEVEMLLHVVSTADVILHCHRVKPIIDLVHKVITTDLSIADYLLPITSRIYMLLQRLTTVMNPPMDFIASCVNCLTILASRIPGKVWNDLHHTGFLPFAASTSSGHIISTENMNAGGYGTLLGIEQSHGEYSVTISFLRLVTTLVKGQLGSMQSQGLVPCILFVLREMLPNYHRWRYNTHGVRENLGYLILNLIHAILNLCPEMDPQSSPLNLQNLCIFSLTNTEAGQAVINIMGIGVDRINVVMASQAGSSGTEGQGQMLIQTVKLAFSITNNVIRLKPPSSGVSPLEQALTQHGAHGNNLIAVLAKYIYHKYDASLPRLAIQLLKRLATVAPMSVYACLGSDAAAIRDAFLNRLQCSIEDMQIKVMILEFLTVAVETQPGLIELFLNLEVKDNNGTKEYSLGQWSCLQVVLDLIDLQQSDRFWCTPQLHRSAIAFLHALWQDRRDSAMTVLRTKPNFWENLTAPLFGTLVPPSESSDLSVLETCAFIMRIICLEIFYAVQGSLDKSLKSILEKFSKDGRFTYWSNYMQSLVQRVAETEGSCSSLTEYQMLLSAWRILLIISTHYADVMHLTDIKVKQELFQDILSGTDVLFQVPNSSPCLQLGFMLCTLMMILLRRWKNELNSPEKILKSLARILEGILQADKQQMDKAKARIFSSLICVLEMKRMKASSIPQYRQLVLSVCETLQDEVMALTDDTRHGLSSGEGTEDKDSMETDDLPKTRQKDQRDTVCVLALHLAKELCQADEDGDQWIQVIRQLPVLPLIFNALEISLRGKQNLHFCEASFHLLFTLAKTHQGAAAIAGAGITQSMCLPLLSVYQLSTNGVSTVQPPLSSRKAVDAPSWPGVYRLTVSLMERLLKTLRYNFLTDALDFVGVHQERILQCLSAVRTVQSLSCLEEADHTVGFLLQLSNFTKEWHFHLPQLMKDIQVSLCYLCQSCTSLLYSRKMLKHYLQIKSGEAVTSGSTSRGHRTPQTPSKQSKPESEALELRALRSVQHSLLKILSKTLAALRAFTPDLCQILQPVDLAQYQLLFALNFSTPAFDADVAPSFGTFLATVNVMLNMLGEMDKKKDPPFPSAAPISPSEESKYLKPLLLFIIENCFYLSISQAVRYLRDPSVHPRDKQRMKQELGSELSTLLSSLNRYTRRGVPSSPAAGVRPSPQPKAGITTKAAPEAQEPIIQLVQAFIRHVQR, encoded by the exons ATGCGTGACCCT ATACAAATCAAAGCGGAGCTCGACAGATATGGAGAAAGATTCCTCCAGGGATTGTCCTTCTACAAGCCGCCCAG CACAAGCTCTGCAAACAAGGTGAAGGCCAACAAGGACTTGGCTCCTGCCCTGAAAGAACTTGGGCAGAGAATTGGCAAATTCCTG GGTCTGGATGAGGAGCAGAGCGTGCAGTTACTGCAGTGCTACCTCCAGGACGATTACAGAGGGACACAAGACTCCATTAAG gtggTACCACAGGATGAAAGGCAGAGCCAGGCACTGATGCTGAAG ATAGCGGATTATTACTATGAAGAGAGAATATGTATGCTCcgctgtgtcctgctgctgctgacctaCTTCCAGGATGAGAAGCATCCATACAAG AAAGAATTTAATGACTGCATGGAAATGCTGCAGCGCGAGGACTTGATGGGGAAATACCGCAAGCACTTTGAGGACCTCTGCAAAGAAGAAGCCCCCACATGGGAAACGCATGGGAATCTCATG AGTGAGCGTCAGGTTTCCCGGTGGTTTGCGCAGTGTCTCAGAGAGCAGGCGATGCTGTTGGAGATCATCTTCCTGTATTATGCCTACTTTGCCATCTCTCCCTCCGACCTACTGACACTTACAAGGCTGTTCAAAGAACAAGGCTTTGGACGTAGACAACAAAACCGGCACTTGGTTGAGCAAAACCTAGACCCTCTAATAGACAGAATTGG ATATTTTGAAGTTCTCATCTTGTTGGAAGGAATTGACATGGACTCTCTGCAGGACTATGTCTTCAAGGATGAGCTCGAGCACCCGTTTACCCATGAACCGCAGTTCTGCAAG GACATGGACAACCTCCTATTAACCCTTGGAGATATCCCTCACCATGCTCCAGTGCTGCTGGCCTGGGCTCTGCTGCGGCACACTCTCAGCCCAGATGATACGGCCACTACTGTTAGGAAAATGGGCAACACTGCTGTGCAGCTCCATGTCTTCAAGTATTTGACCAGTTTGCTAAAAGGCCTTGGTAGTGGAGAGAATAAT TGTACAACCAGCACAGCGTGTTTGTGCGTCTACAGTCTGCTGTGTTTTGCCTTGACTTCCATGGAGGAACATACTCTTGGCAAACAACAG GATATTATCGATACAGCGTGCCAAGTGATGACGGCTCCGAACCTCTCCGATCTCTTCTGGAATTCA GATACTACCGTAGGACTTGGAATCTTACTTGACAGCGTGTGTACAATGTTCCCCTATCAGCTGGCTCCTTTACTCCAATTGTTTACTGCTCTGGTCTCCAACAAATCCACAGCTAAGAAG GCCTATACCTTCCTGGATAAGATGGCATTTTACACCGAGCATTATAAGCACAAGCCTCATGATGTCATGTCGCACGATGATGAGACACTGTGGAGGAGACAGAGCCCCAAACTGCTGTACGCTTTAG GATTGGGCCAAACCAATTTACGTATTCCACAGGGAACAATTGGTCAAGTAATGTCAGATGGACGCGGCTTCTTTGTGCGGTGGGAATACTCGTACAGTAGCTGGACCCTCTTCACCTGCGAGGTCGAGATGCTTCTTCACGTGGTGTCCACAGCTG ATGTTATACTGCATTGTCACAGAGTAAAACCCATCATTGACCTTGTGCACAAAGTTATTACCACGGACCTGTCCATTGCTGACTATCTTCTGCCTATCACGTCACGGATTTATATGCTCTTACAGAG GTTAACAACCGTCATGAACCCTCCGATGGATTTCATAGCTTCCTGTGTGAACTGTCTTACTATATTGGCTTCACGGATACCTGGAAAG GTTTGGAATGATTTGCATCACACAGGATTTCTGCCCTTTGCTGCCAGTACCTCATCTGGTCACATTATCAG CACTGAAAACATGAATGCTGGAGGATACGGGACCCTCCTAGGGATTGAGCAGTCCCATGGGGAATACAGTGTCACAATCTCATTCCTCCGGCTGGTTACTACGTTAGTAAAG GGCCAACTGGGCAGTATGCAAAGTCAGGGTCTAGTGCCCTGTATCCTGTTTGTTTTGAGAGAGATGCTTCCGAATTACCACAGGTGGCGCTACAACACTCATGGCGTGAGAGAAAACCTTG GATACCTGATCTTGAATCTGATACATGCCATCCTGAACCTTTGCCCGGAGATGGATCCGCAGAGCAG CCCCCTGAACCTGCAGAACCTGTGCATCTTCAGTCTGACGAACACCGAGGCCGGACAGGCCGTCATCAATATTATGGGGATCGGTGTGGATAGAATAAATGTGGTGATGGCCTCTcaggctgggag CAGTGGGACTGAAGGACAAGGTCAGATGTTAATCCAGACAGTAAAATTGGCGTTTTCCATCACTAATAATGTCATCAGGTTGAAGCCACCGTCTAGTGGAGTGTCCCCCTTGGAGCAGGCGCTCACACAGCATG GAGCTCATGGGAACAACCTCATTGCAGTCCTGGCAAAATACATTTACCATAAATATGATGCTTCATTGCCGCGGCTGGCTATACAACTGCTGAAGCGCCTGGCTACC GTGGCCCCCATGTCAGTGTACGCCTGTCTGGGAAGTGACGCAGCCGCCATCCGGGACGCTTTTCTGAACCGCCTGCAGTGCAGCATAGAAGACATGCAGATCAAAGTCATGATCCTGGAATTCCTCACAGTGGCCGTAGAGACGCAACCGGGGCTCATCGAGCTCTTCCTAAATCTGGAGGTGAAGGATAACAATGGAACAAAG GAGTACAGTCTggggcagtggagctgcctgcaGGTTGTGCTGGACCTCATCGACCTCCAGCAGTCTGACCGTTTTTGGTGCACGCCTCAGCTGCACCGCTCCGCCATCGCTTTCTTACACGCCTTATGGCAGGATCGTCGTGACAGTGCAATGACTGTGCTGAGAACCAA GCCTAATTTCTGGGAGAACCTGACGGCCCCTCTATTTGGGACCCTCGTACCCCCCTCCGAGTCTTCAGAT CTGAGCGTTTTGGAGACCTGTGCATTCATCATGAGGATCATCTGCCTGGAGATCTTTTATGCAGTTCA GGGATCACTAGACAAGTCTCTGAAGAGCATACTGGAGAAATTCTCCAAGGACGGACGCTTCACTTACTGGTCAAACTACATGCAGTCGCTGGTGCAGCGCGTTGCGGAGACAGAAGGAAGCTGCAGTTCACTCACAGAGTACCAGATGTTGCTGTCAGCCTGGCGCATACTGCTCATCATATCCACACATTAT GCGGACGTGATGCACTTGACAGATATCAAAGTGAAGCAGGAGCTATTCCAGGACATATTATCAGGAACGGACGTTTTG TTTCAGGTCCCCAATTCGTCTCCGTGTCTGCAGCTCGGCTTCATGCTCTGTACTCTCATGATGATTTTACTCAGACGCTGGAAGAA CGAGCTCAATTCACCTGAGAAGATTCTGAAATCTCTGGCCAGAATCCTAGAGGGAATCCTGCAGGCTGACAAACAGCAGATGGATAAGGCTAAAGCCCGAATCTTCTCATCCCTCATCTGTGTGCTAGAAATGAAACGGATGAAAG CCAGCAGTATTCCTCAGTACCGGCAGCTGGTCCTCAGCGTATGTGAGACTCTACAGGACGAGGTGATGGCACTGACAGATGACACACGGCATGGACTGTCATCTGGAGAGGGAACGGAGGACAAGGACAGCATGGAGACTGATGATCTGCCCAAAACCAGGCAGAAAGACCAACGGGATACG GTTTGTGTTCTGGCGTTGCACTTGGCAAAAGAGTTGTGCCAGGCTGATGAAGATGGAGACCAGTGGATACAGGTCATTCGGCAGCTGCCTGTACTGCCCTTGATATTCAATGCGCTGGAGATCAGCCTCCGGGGCAAACAGAACCTCCATTTTTGTGAAGCTTCTTTTCACCTTTTGTTTACATTGGCTAAAACACACCAG GGTGCGGCGGCCATAGCGGGTGCTGGCATCACTCAGAGTATGTGCCTGCCTCTGCTGAGCGTGTACCAGTTGAGCACAAATGGTGTGAGCACG GTGCAGCCTCCCCTATCCTCCCGTAAAGCTGTGGATGCTCCCTCCTGGCCGGGTGTCTACCGTCTGACTGTATCTCTAATGGAAAGGCTGCTAAAGACACTGAGATATAACTTCCTTACAGACGCCCTAGACTTTGTAGGTGTTCACCAGGAAAGGATATTACAG TGCCTGAGTGCAGTGCgcactgtgcagagcttatcCTGCCTGGAGGAGGCAGACCACACTGTCGGCTTCTTGCTGCAGCTCTCCAACTTCACCAAAGAATGGCATTTCCACCTGCCTCAGCTGATGAAGGACATACAG GTCAGCTTATGTTACTTGTGCCAATCCTGCACCTCTCTGCTGTACAGCCGCAAGATGCTGAAGCATTACTTACAG ATAAAAAGTGGCGAAGCTGTGACATCGGGCTCAACATCTCGTGGGCACCGCACTCCCCAAACCCCATCCAAGCAGTCAAAACCAGAAAGTGAGGCCCTGGAGCTGCGGGCTCTGCGCTCTGTCCAACATAGTCTCTTAAAGATCCTCAGTAAGACACTGGCTGCGCTGCGAGCCTTCACCCCGGATCTCTGCCAGATACTTCAG CCTGTGGACCTGGCTCAGTATCAGCTGCTCTTCGCTCTGAACTTCAGCACCCCTGCCTTCGATGCAGATGTGGCTCCATCATTTGGCACCTTCCTGGCGACTGTAAATGTGATGCTTAACATGCTAGGAGAG ATGGATAAGAAGAAAGATCCTCCCTTTCCATCTGCAGCTCCTATCAGTCCTTCAGAGGAAAGCAAGTATCTCAA GCCTCTGCTGCTGTTTATTATTGAGAACTGCTTTTACCTGTCCATCTCACAAGCGGTACGATATCTGCGGGACCCCTCCGTGCACCCCCGGGACAAGCAGCGCATGAAGCAGGAGCTGGGATCTGAGCTG AGCACCCTTCTCTCCAGTCTGAATCGTTACACTCGTCGTGGGGTCCCATCTTCTCCTGCTGCCGGCGTCCGGCCCTCCCCCCAACCCAAAGCTGGAATTACTACTAAGGCAGCACCGGAGGCACAGGAGCCCATAATTCAGCTGGTTCAGGCCTTCATAAGGCACGTACAGAGATAA
- the NUP188 gene encoding nucleoporin NUP188 isoform X1: MAAAGGLDQRSSRELWTILLGRSAMRDPIQIKAELDRYGERFLQGLSFYKPPSTSSANKVKANKDLAPALKELGQRIGKFLGLDEEQSVQLLQCYLQDDYRGTQDSIKVVPQDERQSQALMLKIADYYYEERICMLRCVLLLLTYFQDEKHPYKKEFNDCMEMLQREDLMGKYRKHFEDLCKEEAPTWETHGNLMSERQVSRWFAQCLREQAMLLEIIFLYYAYFAISPSDLLTLTRLFKEQGFGRRQQNRHLVEQNLDPLIDRIGYFEVLILLEGIDMDSLQDYVFKDELEHPFTHEPQFCKDMDNLLLTLGDIPHHAPVLLAWALLRHTLSPDDTATTVRKMGNTAVQLHVFKYLTSLLKGLGSGENNCTTSTACLCVYSLLCFALTSMEEHTLGKQQDIIDTACQVMTAPNLSDLFWNSDTTVGLGILLDSVCTMFPYQLAPLLQLFTALVSNKSTAKKAYTFLDKMAFYTEHYKHKPHDVMSHDDETLWRRQSPKLLYALGLGQTNLRIPQGTIGQVMSDGRGFFVRWEYSYSSWTLFTCEVEMLLHVVSTADVILHCHRVKPIIDLVHKVITTDLSIADYLLPITSRIYMLLQRLTTVMNPPMDFIASCVNCLTILASRIPGKVWNDLHHTGFLPFAASTSSGHIISTENMNAGGYGTLLGIEQSHGEYSVTISFLRLVTTLVKGQLGSMQSQGLVPCILFVLREMLPNYHRWRYNTHGVRENLGYLILNLIHAILNLCPEMDPQSSPLNLQNLCIFSLTNTEAGQAVINIMGIGVDRINVVMASQAGSSGTEGQGQMLIQTVKLAFSITNNVIRLKPPSSGVSPLEQALTQHGAHGNNLIAVLAKYIYHKYDASLPRLAIQLLKRLATVAPMSVYACLGSDAAAIRDAFLNRLQCSIEDMQIKVMILEFLTVAVETQPGLIELFLNLEVKDNNGTKEYSLGQWSCLQVVLDLIDLQQSDRFWCTPQLHRSAIAFLHALWQDRRDSAMTVLRTKPNFWENLTAPLFGTLVPPSESSDLSVLETCAFIMRIICLEIFYAVQGSLDKSLKSILEKFSKDGRFTYWSNYMQSLVQRVAETEGSCSSLTEYQMLLSAWRILLIISTHYADVMHLTDIKVKQELFQDILSGTDVLFQVPNSSPCLQLGFMLCTLMMILLRRWKNELNSPEKILKSLARILEGILQADKQQMDKAKARIFSSLICVLEMKRMKASSIPQYRQLVLSVCETLQDEVMALTDDTRHGLSSGEGTEDKDSMETDDLPKTRQKDQRDTVCVLALHLAKELCQADEDGDQWIQVIRQLPVLPLIFNALEISLRGKQNLHFCEASFHLLFTLAKTHQGAAAIAGAGITQSMCLPLLSVYQLSTNGVSTVQPPLSSRKAVDAPSWPGVYRLTVSLMERLLKTLRYNFLTDALDFVGVHQERILQCLSAVRTVQSLSCLEEADHTVGFLLQLSNFTKEWHFHLPQLMKDIQVSLCYLCQSCTSLLYSRKMLKHYLQIKSGEAVTSGSTSRGHRTPQTPSKQSKPESEALELRALRSVQHSLLKILSKTLAALRAFTPDLCQILQPVDLAQYQLLFALNFSTPAFDADVAPSFGTFLATVNVMLNMLGEMDKKKDPPFPSAAPISPSEESKYLKPLLLFIIENCFYLSISQAVRYLRDPSVHPRDKQRMKQELGSELSTLLSSLNRYTRRGVPSSPAAGVRPSPQPKAGITTKAAPEAQEPIIQLVQAFIRHVQR, from the exons atggcggctgccgGGGGCCTGGACCAGAG GAGCAGCCGGGAGCTGTGGACCATTCTGCTGGGCCGCTCCGCTATGCGTGACCCT ATACAAATCAAAGCGGAGCTCGACAGATATGGAGAAAGATTCCTCCAGGGATTGTCCTTCTACAAGCCGCCCAG CACAAGCTCTGCAAACAAGGTGAAGGCCAACAAGGACTTGGCTCCTGCCCTGAAAGAACTTGGGCAGAGAATTGGCAAATTCCTG GGTCTGGATGAGGAGCAGAGCGTGCAGTTACTGCAGTGCTACCTCCAGGACGATTACAGAGGGACACAAGACTCCATTAAG gtggTACCACAGGATGAAAGGCAGAGCCAGGCACTGATGCTGAAG ATAGCGGATTATTACTATGAAGAGAGAATATGTATGCTCcgctgtgtcctgctgctgctgacctaCTTCCAGGATGAGAAGCATCCATACAAG AAAGAATTTAATGACTGCATGGAAATGCTGCAGCGCGAGGACTTGATGGGGAAATACCGCAAGCACTTTGAGGACCTCTGCAAAGAAGAAGCCCCCACATGGGAAACGCATGGGAATCTCATG AGTGAGCGTCAGGTTTCCCGGTGGTTTGCGCAGTGTCTCAGAGAGCAGGCGATGCTGTTGGAGATCATCTTCCTGTATTATGCCTACTTTGCCATCTCTCCCTCCGACCTACTGACACTTACAAGGCTGTTCAAAGAACAAGGCTTTGGACGTAGACAACAAAACCGGCACTTGGTTGAGCAAAACCTAGACCCTCTAATAGACAGAATTGG ATATTTTGAAGTTCTCATCTTGTTGGAAGGAATTGACATGGACTCTCTGCAGGACTATGTCTTCAAGGATGAGCTCGAGCACCCGTTTACCCATGAACCGCAGTTCTGCAAG GACATGGACAACCTCCTATTAACCCTTGGAGATATCCCTCACCATGCTCCAGTGCTGCTGGCCTGGGCTCTGCTGCGGCACACTCTCAGCCCAGATGATACGGCCACTACTGTTAGGAAAATGGGCAACACTGCTGTGCAGCTCCATGTCTTCAAGTATTTGACCAGTTTGCTAAAAGGCCTTGGTAGTGGAGAGAATAAT TGTACAACCAGCACAGCGTGTTTGTGCGTCTACAGTCTGCTGTGTTTTGCCTTGACTTCCATGGAGGAACATACTCTTGGCAAACAACAG GATATTATCGATACAGCGTGCCAAGTGATGACGGCTCCGAACCTCTCCGATCTCTTCTGGAATTCA GATACTACCGTAGGACTTGGAATCTTACTTGACAGCGTGTGTACAATGTTCCCCTATCAGCTGGCTCCTTTACTCCAATTGTTTACTGCTCTGGTCTCCAACAAATCCACAGCTAAGAAG GCCTATACCTTCCTGGATAAGATGGCATTTTACACCGAGCATTATAAGCACAAGCCTCATGATGTCATGTCGCACGATGATGAGACACTGTGGAGGAGACAGAGCCCCAAACTGCTGTACGCTTTAG GATTGGGCCAAACCAATTTACGTATTCCACAGGGAACAATTGGTCAAGTAATGTCAGATGGACGCGGCTTCTTTGTGCGGTGGGAATACTCGTACAGTAGCTGGACCCTCTTCACCTGCGAGGTCGAGATGCTTCTTCACGTGGTGTCCACAGCTG ATGTTATACTGCATTGTCACAGAGTAAAACCCATCATTGACCTTGTGCACAAAGTTATTACCACGGACCTGTCCATTGCTGACTATCTTCTGCCTATCACGTCACGGATTTATATGCTCTTACAGAG GTTAACAACCGTCATGAACCCTCCGATGGATTTCATAGCTTCCTGTGTGAACTGTCTTACTATATTGGCTTCACGGATACCTGGAAAG GTTTGGAATGATTTGCATCACACAGGATTTCTGCCCTTTGCTGCCAGTACCTCATCTGGTCACATTATCAG CACTGAAAACATGAATGCTGGAGGATACGGGACCCTCCTAGGGATTGAGCAGTCCCATGGGGAATACAGTGTCACAATCTCATTCCTCCGGCTGGTTACTACGTTAGTAAAG GGCCAACTGGGCAGTATGCAAAGTCAGGGTCTAGTGCCCTGTATCCTGTTTGTTTTGAGAGAGATGCTTCCGAATTACCACAGGTGGCGCTACAACACTCATGGCGTGAGAGAAAACCTTG GATACCTGATCTTGAATCTGATACATGCCATCCTGAACCTTTGCCCGGAGATGGATCCGCAGAGCAG CCCCCTGAACCTGCAGAACCTGTGCATCTTCAGTCTGACGAACACCGAGGCCGGACAGGCCGTCATCAATATTATGGGGATCGGTGTGGATAGAATAAATGTGGTGATGGCCTCTcaggctgggag CAGTGGGACTGAAGGACAAGGTCAGATGTTAATCCAGACAGTAAAATTGGCGTTTTCCATCACTAATAATGTCATCAGGTTGAAGCCACCGTCTAGTGGAGTGTCCCCCTTGGAGCAGGCGCTCACACAGCATG GAGCTCATGGGAACAACCTCATTGCAGTCCTGGCAAAATACATTTACCATAAATATGATGCTTCATTGCCGCGGCTGGCTATACAACTGCTGAAGCGCCTGGCTACC GTGGCCCCCATGTCAGTGTACGCCTGTCTGGGAAGTGACGCAGCCGCCATCCGGGACGCTTTTCTGAACCGCCTGCAGTGCAGCATAGAAGACATGCAGATCAAAGTCATGATCCTGGAATTCCTCACAGTGGCCGTAGAGACGCAACCGGGGCTCATCGAGCTCTTCCTAAATCTGGAGGTGAAGGATAACAATGGAACAAAG GAGTACAGTCTggggcagtggagctgcctgcaGGTTGTGCTGGACCTCATCGACCTCCAGCAGTCTGACCGTTTTTGGTGCACGCCTCAGCTGCACCGCTCCGCCATCGCTTTCTTACACGCCTTATGGCAGGATCGTCGTGACAGTGCAATGACTGTGCTGAGAACCAA GCCTAATTTCTGGGAGAACCTGACGGCCCCTCTATTTGGGACCCTCGTACCCCCCTCCGAGTCTTCAGAT CTGAGCGTTTTGGAGACCTGTGCATTCATCATGAGGATCATCTGCCTGGAGATCTTTTATGCAGTTCA GGGATCACTAGACAAGTCTCTGAAGAGCATACTGGAGAAATTCTCCAAGGACGGACGCTTCACTTACTGGTCAAACTACATGCAGTCGCTGGTGCAGCGCGTTGCGGAGACAGAAGGAAGCTGCAGTTCACTCACAGAGTACCAGATGTTGCTGTCAGCCTGGCGCATACTGCTCATCATATCCACACATTAT GCGGACGTGATGCACTTGACAGATATCAAAGTGAAGCAGGAGCTATTCCAGGACATATTATCAGGAACGGACGTTTTG TTTCAGGTCCCCAATTCGTCTCCGTGTCTGCAGCTCGGCTTCATGCTCTGTACTCTCATGATGATTTTACTCAGACGCTGGAAGAA CGAGCTCAATTCACCTGAGAAGATTCTGAAATCTCTGGCCAGAATCCTAGAGGGAATCCTGCAGGCTGACAAACAGCAGATGGATAAGGCTAAAGCCCGAATCTTCTCATCCCTCATCTGTGTGCTAGAAATGAAACGGATGAAAG CCAGCAGTATTCCTCAGTACCGGCAGCTGGTCCTCAGCGTATGTGAGACTCTACAGGACGAGGTGATGGCACTGACAGATGACACACGGCATGGACTGTCATCTGGAGAGGGAACGGAGGACAAGGACAGCATGGAGACTGATGATCTGCCCAAAACCAGGCAGAAAGACCAACGGGATACG GTTTGTGTTCTGGCGTTGCACTTGGCAAAAGAGTTGTGCCAGGCTGATGAAGATGGAGACCAGTGGATACAGGTCATTCGGCAGCTGCCTGTACTGCCCTTGATATTCAATGCGCTGGAGATCAGCCTCCGGGGCAAACAGAACCTCCATTTTTGTGAAGCTTCTTTTCACCTTTTGTTTACATTGGCTAAAACACACCAG GGTGCGGCGGCCATAGCGGGTGCTGGCATCACTCAGAGTATGTGCCTGCCTCTGCTGAGCGTGTACCAGTTGAGCACAAATGGTGTGAGCACG GTGCAGCCTCCCCTATCCTCCCGTAAAGCTGTGGATGCTCCCTCCTGGCCGGGTGTCTACCGTCTGACTGTATCTCTAATGGAAAGGCTGCTAAAGACACTGAGATATAACTTCCTTACAGACGCCCTAGACTTTGTAGGTGTTCACCAGGAAAGGATATTACAG TGCCTGAGTGCAGTGCgcactgtgcagagcttatcCTGCCTGGAGGAGGCAGACCACACTGTCGGCTTCTTGCTGCAGCTCTCCAACTTCACCAAAGAATGGCATTTCCACCTGCCTCAGCTGATGAAGGACATACAG GTCAGCTTATGTTACTTGTGCCAATCCTGCACCTCTCTGCTGTACAGCCGCAAGATGCTGAAGCATTACTTACAG ATAAAAAGTGGCGAAGCTGTGACATCGGGCTCAACATCTCGTGGGCACCGCACTCCCCAAACCCCATCCAAGCAGTCAAAACCAGAAAGTGAGGCCCTGGAGCTGCGGGCTCTGCGCTCTGTCCAACATAGTCTCTTAAAGATCCTCAGTAAGACACTGGCTGCGCTGCGAGCCTTCACCCCGGATCTCTGCCAGATACTTCAG CCTGTGGACCTGGCTCAGTATCAGCTGCTCTTCGCTCTGAACTTCAGCACCCCTGCCTTCGATGCAGATGTGGCTCCATCATTTGGCACCTTCCTGGCGACTGTAAATGTGATGCTTAACATGCTAGGAGAG ATGGATAAGAAGAAAGATCCTCCCTTTCCATCTGCAGCTCCTATCAGTCCTTCAGAGGAAAGCAAGTATCTCAA GCCTCTGCTGCTGTTTATTATTGAGAACTGCTTTTACCTGTCCATCTCACAAGCGGTACGATATCTGCGGGACCCCTCCGTGCACCCCCGGGACAAGCAGCGCATGAAGCAGGAGCTGGGATCTGAGCTG AGCACCCTTCTCTCCAGTCTGAATCGTTACACTCGTCGTGGGGTCCCATCTTCTCCTGCTGCCGGCGTCCGGCCCTCCCCCCAACCCAAAGCTGGAATTACTACTAAGGCAGCACCGGAGGCACAGGAGCCCATAATTCAGCTGGTTCAGGCCTTCATAAGGCACGTACAGAGATAA